ACCAAGCCCGATTTTCAGCCGGTAGTGCAAACGCTCTTGCGTCAGAATTCCAAGAAGCGCCTCTCGCCTTCTGCCCTCGAAACTTTGGCGATCATCGCCTACAAACAGCCGGTTACCAAAACCGAGGTGGAACAAATCCGGGGCGTTACCTGCGACTACGCTCTGCAAAAGCTGCTGGAGAAAGAACTGGTGGAGATTCTGGGCAAGGCCGAAACCCCGGGCCGGCCGCTCCTGTACGGGACCAGTCGCCGCTTCATGGAGCATTTTGGCCTCAACAGCCTGAAAGATTTGCCCACGCTGAAGGAAGTAGTGCAGCCCAAAGCCGAGATTGGCAACCCAAACTGAACTAATCCATGGCGGCTCGGTGTTGATTCGTACCTTTGCATTTTAAGGTTATGAAAAAGACACCTGATCCGTCCGATTCGCCCCAGCGTTCTGCTTCTGAGCAACCAGAAGACGCTGCGTCGCGGGCTTATTACAACGATACTTCGTACGGACGTAAAAAATCCTCGCAGCGCCCTGCCAAAGCCGCCGAGCCTGCACCGCCCAAACCGCAACGTGGCGACGTAACGCAGAAGAAACAGGACCGTTCGGTCTTCGACAAAGAGTTCGACTGGAACCAGGAGTTCACGGACGAATCTCCTGGAAAACCGAGTCGCAAAGCAGCGCGGACGCCTGCCAAGCGAGAGCACCGTGCCGAGCGGCCTGCGTCGTTTCAAGAGAAACCCTTCCGACGCGATCGCCCCGACAAGGGGGGACAGCCCCGGGACGACGAACGCCCTCGCAAGCGTTTCGACGACGAACCGTCGCCTCGTTCTTCTCGCCGCTCCGACGACCGTGATGCCGGTGAAAAACGCGTACGCAAACGTGTCGCGAACGACCGCAACGACGACTACGGCAAAATTTCGGGACGCCCGTATGCACGCCAGGAGGGACGCAAATTCTCAGACAAGAAATCGGATCGTCCTCGCAAGCCGTCTTCTGATCGCTCCGAATTTGACTCACGTCGCGGCGATCGCCGGCGTTCTTTTCAGGAAGACTCCTTCTCGGATCGTCGTCCTTCCCGGGGCGGCAAATCGTTCGAGGCGAACCGGAAACCCAAAGCACCGGCAGCGGAAAGCGACCCCAACATTCTTCGCCTGAACCGCTACATCGCCAACTCGGGTGTCTGCTCCCGCCGCGAAGCCGACGAACTGATTGCCGCAGGGCAGATTGAAGTGAACGGAAACGTAGTGACGGAACTGGGCACCAAGGTGAAGCGAGACGATGTGGTGAAGTACAAAGGTCGTCGCCTGTCTCCTGAAAAGCCGGTGTATGTGCTTCTGAACAAACCCAAAGACTTTATCACGACGCTGAGCGATCCGCAGGAACGCAAAACGGTAATGCAATTGGTGGAAAATGCCGCTGAAGAGCGCATTTATCCCGTAGGGCGCCTAGACCGCAACACGACCGGATTACTTCTTTTCACCAACGACGGCGCACTGGCCGACAAGCTATCGCACCCGTCGAGCGAAGTGAAGAAGATCTATCAGGTAGATCTGAATAAACCTCTGGCCAAGAATGACCTGGAGCAAATT
The sequence above is a segment of the Catalinimonas alkaloidigena genome. Coding sequences within it:
- the scpB gene encoding SMC-Scp complex subunit ScpB → MHSELLCQVEALIFCATEPITPEELKRCLCETYDATISDEDITVALEALRQRYDQPMYAFGLCALAGGYQFMTKPDFQPVVQTLLRQNSKKRLSPSALETLAIIAYKQPVTKTEVEQIRGVTCDYALQKLLEKELVEILGKAETPGRPLLYGTSRRFMEHFGLNSLKDLPTLKEVVQPKAEIGNPN
- a CDS encoding pseudouridine synthase, coding for MKKTPDPSDSPQRSASEQPEDAASRAYYNDTSYGRKKSSQRPAKAAEPAPPKPQRGDVTQKKQDRSVFDKEFDWNQEFTDESPGKPSRKAARTPAKREHRAERPASFQEKPFRRDRPDKGGQPRDDERPRKRFDDEPSPRSSRRSDDRDAGEKRVRKRVANDRNDDYGKISGRPYARQEGRKFSDKKSDRPRKPSSDRSEFDSRRGDRRRSFQEDSFSDRRPSRGGKSFEANRKPKAPAAESDPNILRLNRYIANSGVCSRREADELIAAGQIEVNGNVVTELGTKVKRDDVVKYKGRRLSPEKPVYVLLNKPKDFITTLSDPQERKTVMQLVENAAEERIYPVGRLDRNTTGLLLFTNDGALADKLSHPSSEVKKIYQVDLNKPLAKNDLEQIQEGVMLEDGLVPVDDIQVLSADKTVLGLEIHVGRNRVVRRLFEHLGYDVVRLDRVMYAGLTKKDLSRGKWRYLTEKELNMLKRIR